The following nucleotide sequence is from Rhodobacter sp. CZR27.
CGCGGGGGCTGCTTCGGGCGGGGACGGCGCCCGCCGATCTCGTGATCCTGAACCGCAGCGGGCCGCAGCCCGGCCATTTCGAGCATCCCGTGGCCTGGGCGCGGGACGTGGCCGATCTGGTCGGGCAAAGCGACATCGTCGTGGTCTCGGTCCGTCCCGAGCAGTGGCCCGCGCTCGGCCTGCGGGCGGAGGGGCGCCTTCTGATCTCGTTCATGGCCGGCGTGCCGCTTGCGGCGCTTTCCGCGACCGGCGGCCGCGCCGTGCGGGCGATGCCCAACGCCGCAGCAGAAATTGGCGCCTCCTACAGCCCGTGGCTGCCGGCCGCCGATGTCACCGAGGCGGACCGGCAGGACGTGTCGCTGATCCTCTCGGCCATCGGAACCTCGGACGAGTTGGCATCGGAGGACCAGATCGACCTGATGACGGCAGTGTCCGGTTCCGGTCCCGCCTATCCCGCGTTGATGGCGCTGGCGATGATGGAATTCCTGCGCGAGCGCGGCGTGGCGGAGGGCATCGCCCGTCGTGCTGCCGAAGCGACCGTCTGTGCCGCGGCACAGCTGCTGGCGGGCAGGATCGAGACCGCGCCGGACCTCGTGCGCACCTTCATCGACTATGCCGGAACCACCGCCGCCGGCCTGCAGACGGCCGGGCGGGCGGGCTTCGGCACCGCGCTGCAGGCCGGGCTGGCGGCGGCGACCGCTAGGGCGAAGGAGATGTCGGAGCCCCGCTAGCCGCCGGTTCAGGGTGTGGCGACCGCTGCGCAGGGTCGCGGCCAGCGCCGGCCATCACCGCCTCGCCCGGCCCGCGAGGGCTTTGCGTCCTGCGACACGCGGGCCGGCGCGCGGTTTCCTTGCCGGCGCGATCCGGCTCTCCGACCTTCAGGGTTCGTCAACTCTCGGAGGATAACGTCGAACCCGGTATGGACCTTGCAGAGTCCTTCCGTGGTCGCCTTGCATCCCAAGGATAGGTCGCCTTCGTGCGGCACATCGGGAAAAGCTTGCGGCCTCGATCCACCATCGCGAGGTCCTGATGACGATCAAGATAAGGCTGGCCAGCGGTTTCCTCGTCGTCCTGCTCCTGTCGGGGCTGGCAGCCGCCTTTGCGCTGCAGGGCTTCAAGGGCCTACAGGCGAACATGAACGCGGTGATCGACGGCGAGGTGCAGCACGTGCTGAACGCCCAGATCCTCAAGTCCTCGGGCGTGCGGGTCAGCAAGGCCATCGCCGAACACGTGCTCAGCAAGGACCCCGAGGCGATGCAGCGGCTCGAGGCCGTGCTGGCGACCGCCGAGAAGGATCATGCCGACGCCCAGACCCGCCTGAAGGCGGCGGCGCTCGATGCCGGCGACCTCGAACTGCTCGACGGATACATCGCCATCCGCGACCGCATCGCCGCGATCACCGCCGAATCGCTCCAGGCCTCGCGCGAGAAACATTTCTATGCCGCGCGCAGCCGTCTGTTCGACCCGGCCTTCGTGCAGATGCAGGCGGATGCGGACGGGCTGGTGGACAAGTTCATCGCACGCCAGTTCGACCAGCTGAAGGAGATCCGGCTGGATACCTTCGTGAAGGCGCGCGACGCCAAGGGCCTCCTGATCATGCTGATCCTGCTGGCAGGCTTCACGGGCACCGCCGCAGCCGCCTGGATCATCTACTCGATCGGCAACGGGCTCGACCGTGCGTTGAGCCTCTCGGAACGGGTGGCGGGGGGCGACCTGAGCGCCACGGCCGAGGCCGAGGGCCGGGACGAGATCGCCCGCCTGCTTCGGACGAACAACGCCATGACGCTGAAGCTGCGCGAAGTGGTCGGCGGGACCATCACGGTGACCCGGCAGGTGCGGTCGGGCAGCGCAGAGATGGCCGCCACCTCCGAGGCGCTGTCGCAGGGCGCCAGCGAGCAGGCCGCCTCGGCCGAGGAGGCTTCGGCTTCGGTCGAGCAGATGGCGGCCAACATCCGGCAGGCGGCCGAAAACGCCGCGCTGACCGAGCAAATGGCGCGCGAGGCGGCCGAGAAGGCCCGCGCCTCGCGTCTGGCGGTGGACGAGGCCGCCGAGGCGATGCGCGGAATTGCCGGACGCATCCTCGTCGTGCAGGAGATCGCGCGCCAGACCGACCTTCTCGCGCTCAACGCGGCGGTGGAGGCCGCGCGCGCGGGCGAGCATGGCCGCGGCTTTGCGGTGGTCGCGGCCGAGGTGCGCAAACTGGCCGACCGCAGCCGGATCGCCGCAACCGAGATCTCCTCGCTCTCCACGGGGACGGAGCGGGCGGCGGGCGGCGCGATCGACATGCTGAACTCGCTCGTTCCCGACATCGAGAACACGTCGCGCCTCGTCACCGACATCTCCGTTGCCTCGCGGGAACTGGCCGCGGGCGCCGAACAGGTGACCCTCGCCATACAGCAGCTGGACCGGGTGACCCAGCAGAACGGGGCGGCTTCGGCGGAACTCGCACAGGGCGCCTCGCGCCTTTCCGCGCAGGCCGAGCGCCTGCAGGACACCGTGGCCTATTTCCGGCTCGAGGGAACCGGCGACACACCCCCGCCGGAGGGCACAGTGAGCCCCGGCGTCGGGGAAGACGAGGGCGAGCCGGAGGAGGATCCGCATGCTTCCGAGGTCCGGTATCACGCGGTGAGGATGCGGGCCTGACACCCTCCGTCCCGGGCAGGGCCAGTCCGG
It contains:
- a CDS encoding methyl-accepting chemotaxis protein, with the translated sequence MTIKIRLASGFLVVLLLSGLAAAFALQGFKGLQANMNAVIDGEVQHVLNAQILKSSGVRVSKAIAEHVLSKDPEAMQRLEAVLATAEKDHADAQTRLKAAALDAGDLELLDGYIAIRDRIAAITAESLQASREKHFYAARSRLFDPAFVQMQADADGLVDKFIARQFDQLKEIRLDTFVKARDAKGLLIMLILLAGFTGTAAAAWIIYSIGNGLDRALSLSERVAGGDLSATAEAEGRDEIARLLRTNNAMTLKLREVVGGTITVTRQVRSGSAEMAATSEALSQGASEQAASAEEASASVEQMAANIRQAAENAALTEQMAREAAEKARASRLAVDEAAEAMRGIAGRILVVQEIARQTDLLALNAAVEAARAGEHGRGFAVVAAEVRKLADRSRIAATEISSLSTGTERAAGGAIDMLNSLVPDIENTSRLVTDISVASRELAAGAEQVTLAIQQLDRVTQQNGAASAELAQGASRLSAQAERLQDTVAYFRLEGTGDTPPPEGTVSPGVGEDEGEPEEDPHASEVRYHAVRMRA
- a CDS encoding pyrroline-5-carboxylate reductase, whose protein sequence is MRIGIIGGTGWLGSALARGLLRAGTAPADLVILNRSGPQPGHFEHPVAWARDVADLVGQSDIVVVSVRPEQWPALGLRAEGRLLISFMAGVPLAALSATGGRAVRAMPNAAAEIGASYSPWLPAADVTEADRQDVSLILSAIGTSDELASEDQIDLMTAVSGSGPAYPALMALAMMEFLRERGVAEGIARRAAEATVCAAAQLLAGRIETAPDLVRTFIDYAGTTAAGLQTAGRAGFGTALQAGLAAATARAKEMSEPR